The nucleotide window atgcaTTTAAAACACTAATGGATACAACAATGATACAACTTGTGTGACTGGTGATGAGGTTCTTCATATTATTACTGCTGCTTTATGGGTTATTTTCATCTGTGGTCTTTCAACCAATCCTGTAAGAGGAAATACTGTAAACTTAGCTCTAAAGGTCAGTCTCCCATTATAGGATCCTGGAGCATAGAACTCATTTCAGATGTTTGCCTTGGATATTTAAAAAGTTAAGATTTGAGTGTGCATCAGTAACTTtgggtaaaaaacaaaacatacagcACTACAGGGATATTGTAAGACTTGGTGTCAGGATAATTGCAAATGCAGAAAATTTCAGCATTAAGCTtgcacttaaaagaaatccaaatatgGCAAGATATGCAAAATACACAGACAAGGGGGGGATTAAGAGACTCTTAATTTTGCTCTGTAGTGACACTATGAAATTGGGGTGAGGATTGGATTTAAAGGAATGAAGATATCTACTGTCCTTTTAAAAGTTTGTTTCTAATTGGGATTTCAAACACTGAAATTGCTTTTATTAATTTGGGACAGAGCAAAAGAAATGTTTTTTATCTGTTTAAACTTCAAGTTTAATACCAAACTGAGACTGAGTTTCCCACCCTCAGAATGAGAGCCAGCATGCTCTGAGGTCCTCCATCAAAATCAGGGAAGATCAGACTTGCTATTCCTGATGCTGCTAGGGGGTTAAGGCAGCAAATACCTTCTAGGCACTGCTTATTTCATAAAGAGACCAAAGCccatcccttttttaaaaaaaacaagcccTTTGTGTGTTCTTTAAATGTGCAGAGTGTGTTTGTGACCAAGTCACTAAAACAAATATCTAGTGCAGAAATTATTGTTTAAATGTTTATGGAGATTTAATTTCATAACTTGCTATTGGGATTTACGATAAACTGATCTCCTATCCTAGTAACTTCTCACCAACATTGCTTATGTGCAGATCTAGTCTTCCTAGCAGACTTGCCCACAACAAGAGAGTAGATGAGATTTTAATAGGAATGGCAGAGTTTGAAATTGGAGCTTGCTGCACACTGGGTATCTGCAAAGGATGTCTTACTGATATTCTTTCCCTGGCCAGATGAGCAGCACAGCCAATTCTCtaagctgctgctggcatccagGGAGCAGGTGCTGCAGTGGGTGATACTGGAAGAGAAAGCAGCATTATTACAACAGTACGAGGAGGAAAAGAACACCCCTGAGGCTTGCTTTATTGAGGCAGCTATCCAGGAACTGAAGGTGAGGACCCCTAGTTGTGGTGGACGATAATGGTTACTTCATGACAACTGTTTTTAATGGAGGCCAAGTACCAACAGCAGGTTTGATTTTGGGGGGATGGGCGAGTGAGATGAGAATCCTTTAAGCATCTAAATATAGAGATGTGTGGTGATTCAGTATCTGCAATAGTAATGAAAGAAAATAGTTAAAATCTCAAATATTCTTCCTTTGGGGCACAGAATATTGGTAAGGTAGTTTGATATTGGTGACACCTGCCAATCAAAAGCAGCAATATAAACACTGAAAGGGAATAAAAACTACATGCACCCCAATCACTGTTACTGACCAAACTCTGCCACCTGGAATACCACCAGCCTCTGAATAGTGTCTTAACTGTAGAGGTAGTTGTGGAAGCTTACCATTGGTGAAGCCAGGCTCTCCTTGTGCCAGGAGTAGCTAATTATTGGGATAATGATTCTTTAACCAAACCTGCAGGCAATTGCTTGTTTCAAAGCCAGTATGTGGCAGATGGCCTGCAGAGGTTCTTTCTAAGTAAGCTGGTGTCTCCCTCTATTATAGAAGTGGCCACTGGGTGAGAGAGAGTCTTGATCTGTGGCAGTCTGAGACACAAGGGGAGGGGATACTGATGTTTATCATGTCTCctggaataaataaatacactgaAACGTGTTCTTTTTGGGGTGGCCTGTAGCATCGAGAGAGGGCTCTAACTTCACTGGACCAGAGTAGTGATAGTGATGTCGCAGGAGCTACAGCAGCTGTAGAAGAATTGGTCCTGATGGAGCCCTCTGTGGCCATGGAGCCTGCAGCTTCCCAGGAgagagaggtgggttttttggtcCCCTTTTCTCCCCCAAGACAAGCACAGTTAGGATCTAACTCCACCTCATCACTCTAGTGTAAGGTGAGCAGGCACTGAGGATATCTATCCTTCACAGAGCATTTGTGTACCAGAGATTATAGTTCTTCTTCTGAATGGGATGATGTGAGCTGGATACTGACTCTACACTGTTTGTGCTATAACAGTGTGTTCTGGAATATCTTTCTGCATTTGATGAAAAGATGGTGGAAGCCTGCTCTGATTCTAGAAGctcctttcctcttcccctggaagcagaagaggaggaggtaCCTGAGGTGGACACTGAGGTGGTACCAGATGTGTGTGCTACAAAAGAAACTAGTCCATCAGAAAGTAACTACCAGGAATCTAAAGTTACAGCCAACAGTGGACGTTTGAGCAGCAGCTCTCCTTTTTACTATTTCTACCAAGGTTAGTGGAATGGAGTCTGTTTCTGGAGGGAGAGGTAAATGTTGACCAAAAAAAAGTGCCCCGGAGGAGGCATTTGTAGCTTGTTAATTAACCTCTATGAAACAGAACTTCACAGAAGAAAGTCTAACATTTCTTACCATTAATGTTTGACACTTTGTGGGGAGATGGGTGGCTTTGAGAAATCAGTAGTTCCAGGGGAGTTAAGGGTGAGTGGGAAGTAGAGAAGTGACAAGTGAATTTCTTCCTTTGTAGCGGAGGATGGACAGTGTATGTATCTTCACCCTGTGAATGTTCGCTGTCTTGTTCATGAGTATGGCAGCCTGGAGAACAGTCCAGAGAAGCTCATTGCAGCTGTGGTGGAGATAACTGGCTACTCTATGACAGAGGTAATTGCTGTAGCTTTCCCTTGTGTTATCAGTCATGGCCCTTTTTCTTAGGGAGGGCAGTTGAGAGCTGATGGTGGGTAAGATACTATTAGGAAAGGGTTGTCAAGTGGTTGTCAAGCACTTTCCAATACTTGCCGAAgcactttttttcccccaggctgggggtaggattaggatcctcttcaggcaCCTTTGGAAGCAGCAATGTCTAATATCAATTCCCCTGAATTGACTGGTTTCGTTGGTGTTGCTTTTGTTTCCTCTTCCTGAGAACAGATGAATGGGGAGTACTTGGCATAACCATTTCCAAGACAATTTCCTAGAATTTCAAGTGTTTAGTGGGTGAGAGTAATGTCACCTCCTAAAAAGCAGATGACATAGATGGTTGCGAAGGGAAAGACTTGCAAGTTCTGCTGCAACAAGATATCAGATCTTTTCTCCTTTCAGGATATGCGACAGCGCCATCGTTACCTTTGTCACTTGCCTCTCACTTGCGAGTTCAGCATCTGTGAACTGGCTCTGAAGCCACCTGTGATATCAAAGGAGACCCTTGAGACATTTTCTGGTTAGTACTTTCGTTCGTTTTCCCAGTATGGGTGATGCCCTGTAACCATAAAGAGTTTGGAAGAAGGGATGTCTGTTTCTGTGGCTGTGGGAGGACAAATAGATAACAGGAATATAAAAGGCTCGCTTGCTGCTCAGTCAAACTAGTTCATGATTATCCTAGCTAGAACTAGGAATTGCCCTGCTGAGGTTAAGGAAATCCTGACTTGTCTGCAacaagtgaggtttttatttgtgTGGATTAGACAAATGGTTTGGGAGAGAAGAGTATGGACTGGGGTGGGACACTGCACTAACTGGCTTACGGGTAAGTTAATGATCAACTAGTAATAGTGCTCCAAAACTGGAAAAAGCATTACCAAGTATTAGCTTTTACGTGGTTTCCTATTATTTGTGTGACACTTagatgacattgaaaagaggaAACGCCTGCGGCAGAAAAAAGCTCGTGATGAGCGGCGTCGGGAACGCAGAATTGAGATGGAGGAGAATAAGAAGCAGGGCAAGTGTAAGTCTTGCTTACCCACAACTGGTGGGTTTCTACATCTCTTCAAATCCTCGGAAGGCGTGAGGTTTGCAGATTAGGGGTTAATACATTGGGGTGAAGATTGGGGGGCCTGCCATGATAGATTAGGTATTCATTTGTAACCTTGCCATAGACTGGGCTTGCTGTAGCACTCTAGCACCCTTTCCTTATACGGTGAGATCATAAGTTGTGCTAGCTGGGTCAAATAAGTGTTTAACAGAAACTGCACAACTAACATTGAAGCTGAAGAACATGGTGGCGGGCTTGCCATGGAAAGGATATACTGTCTTAATGTAACTCCCAGGATTCTGTCTCTAAATCTAAACTAATCCCTTCAGCTGGAAAGGTGAAGGAGAAGCAAACATCTGCATAGGGATTACCTCTACTCAGCAGCAAGGCTTCTATTTGGTTTTTTCCTCAAGGTGGCAGTATTGTTACATTCCCTTCAAGGAAGAGACTACTCCCAAAGCCCTTGAAACAACTCAGCACTTGCACACCTGTGACCAATTACTCCATATTAAGCAATGTTCTTATTAAAACCTTTTTCTGGCTTTCTCTCTAGATCCTGAGGTCCACATTGCTTTAGAAAACCTGCAGCAGTTTCCTGCCTTCAGTGCTTGCTCAGGAGAACTCATCAGCAGTGATAACCAGAGCTGCTCTTTGTCCCTTCTTGGCAGaagctctgtctctctcacaggtGAACAGTTGGAAGAATGCATAGATTGATGCAGTCCCTCCCTCAGGCTTTGACTCAGAACACAAAGCTAGACTTTCATTGCTGGCCACAGAACCCTTGGGTATTAGTGTGAAATCCAAAAGTTCAACACCCAGAAATAGGACTAAAGTATAGATCTTCATAAGTGTTGTTGCCTATCTTCCATTATGTCTTGTCTATATCCTGGGTCTGAGTGGTGGCTGCAATGCAATGCTTACAAGAAGCCTTATATTGTAGGAAAAGGAATAGCTGCCTCCAAGAAATGGacccccactcccaaggggagCTGGGAAGGTTTGTAAGTAACTGTACAATTCTGCCTTGGGTGAACCaccatttatttttcttgtgtACTGTAACCCGAACCATGCTACCCTTAACACTGAATATAGGATATGTTTTCCCATGTTAGTCCCAAGAAGGATCAAGTCAATGACTCCACCACCTTAGGTGTATCTCACCTTGGGGTCTCCTTTCCAGCATTCAGAGACAGTTCTTGGTCACTTGCTCTCTAGTAAGTGTCCCTGTACAAAAACATCTTGGGACAATCTGTATAAGAGGCTAAAtagcagagggggaaactgaaatATCTATAAGATATATTGAGATGAAAGCTGAAAATTAGGGACTATTATAATGCATTGTTTGACTTGGCTGGCACCAGCTTCTTTTTCGTCCATTGCACAAATGTGGGATTTTGCTCATGTAATTAGCTTTCCTGTTAACTGACTGAATCTTGTCTCTGCAGAGTCTGTCTCAACTCCATTGTCAACTGCTGTCAGCCTGGCTAGCCCATCACTCTGTATCGGAAGCCTGGAAGAAGAGTCTCCCTTACCCTCCTTTGCCCAGGTAAATCCCCTTCCCTTAAAGTTGCATATGCAACAGAACGCCCAGCTGACTATCCTACTTGCTGTTTCCTCACTAGTCTGAAATTTTTAAGACGTCCAAGTACAGTCCTAGTGGCTGCTAAGATGGGATGGTCCCTCTGCTCTTCAGTTAATCAGTGATAATATTTAGCAAAAGACCCATAATACTAGGCAACGTCCTGTTTTCTGGCTTGAAAGTTTTATTGTACAAACGGCCTGGATTTCCGTAACTtctgggggtgtgggaggggatgctggCTGATAGGCCTTGGTCTGCTTTCTTATGtatgcttttttcccctcccttggtaGATGTTGAGAGTTGGAAAAGCAAAGCCAGAAACGTGGCCCAAAGCTGCCTCAAACTCAAGAGGTAAGGAAACCCTACCTTCAGTGATTATCTTGCAAAATTTCAGGTGTAATGGCTCCTGAATAAAAGTGCTCTTGTACAACCTCAGCAACACAACCTTTCCATCATCTGTGGCCTTTCTAGAAATCTTCTTTCTTCCAGATCAGAATACCCTGGCACCTCTTGTTCCAGTGGATAGTGATGGAGAGAGTGACAACTCTGACCGTATGCCTGTGCCCAGCTTCCAGAATTCCTTTAGCCAAGCTATTGAGGCAGCCTTCCTGAAGTTGGACAAACCGTCCACATCTGACCCCCTCTCTGGTAAGAACAAAGCAGTCTGTTACCTAAAGTCTAACGTGCAGAGCTCCCTGGCAGTGCGGGGAGTCCTTCCCAGTGTACAGGGGCCATAAAAGCCCCATCACTGGCTGGGCAAGTTTCCCCCCAGTGCTGGCACTGTATAAGGCTTATATGAGGTCCTATGTAAGTCCAGGTGTAGTAGCGTATTATGTTGGGGATGGAACTGTAACATCCAATACTAGAAACCTTCTGAACAGTTCTAGGTTGTGGAGCTGCTCAGAGGCCACCTTAACACACAGCTGCAGTGAGTTGCACCAGCCTCCAACAAGTCCAGAATCTCATAGGCACAGAAGTGGCTTAAAACCACCTTtgccctctctctccctggaCTGCACCTGACTTGGACCTTAGAGGCACAGCATGCAAATGTCTCTTGGGTTGTCATCATGCACCAGCTTCTGCTGGCTTTTCCAGCTCACCTCAATTCTTCTTTTTTGTGCCTCCGGCACTACAGTGATGAATTCTGCA belongs to Gopherus flavomarginatus isolate rGopFla2 chromosome 15, rGopFla2.mat.asm, whole genome shotgun sequence and includes:
- the RNF10 gene encoding RING finger protein 10 isoform X1; its protein translation is MLQSSSSAAPASASDMDKNSPCGSGIPGSSAGCKGQQTRSSSAGPAAGESKPKGDGKNASGSKQRYNRKKETSYSKNENFSGQSRRSNSQKSKAFNKMPPQRGGTGGSCKLFSSCNGGRRDEVAEVQRAEFSPAQLSGPKKISLNHLLNFTFEPRGQGGHFDGNGHSNWGKRNKWGHKPFNKELFLQANCQFVVSEEQDYTVNFADPDTLVNWDFVEQVRICSHEVPSCPICLYPPTAAKITRCGHIFCWACILHYLSLSEKTWSKCPICYGSIHKKDLKSVIAMETRQYAVGDTITMQLMRREKSVLVALPKSKWMNVEHPIHLGDEQHSQFSKLLLASREQVLQWVILEEKAALLQQYEEEKNTPEACFIEAAIQELKHRERALTSLDQSSDSDVAGATAAVEELVLMEPSVAMEPAASQEREQCVLEYLSAFDEKMVEACSDSRSSFPLPLEAEEEEVPEVDTEVVPDVCATKETSPSESNYQESKVTANSGRLSSSSPFYYFYQAEDGQCMYLHPVNVRCLVHEYGSLENSPEKLIAAVVEITGYSMTEDMRQRHRYLCHLPLTCEFSICELALKPPVISKETLETFSDDIEKRKRLRQKKARDERRRERRIEMEENKKQGKYPEVHIALENLQQFPAFSACSGELISSDNQSCSLSLLGRSSVSLTESVSTPLSTAVSLASPSLCIGSLEEESPLPSFAQMLRVGKAKPETWPKAASNSRDQNTLAPLVPVDSDGESDNSDRMPVPSFQNSFSQAIEAAFLKLDKPSTSDPLSEEKGSKKRKKQKQKLLFSTSVVHTK
- the RNF10 gene encoding RING finger protein 10 isoform X2; translation: MLQSSSSAAPASASDMDKNSPCGSGIPGSSAGCKGQQTRSSSAGPAAGESKPKGDGKNASGSKQRYNRKKETSYSKNENFSGQSRRSNSQKSKAFNKMPPQRGGTGGSCKLFSSCNGGRRDEVAEVQRAEFSPAQLSGPKKISLNHLLNFTFEPRGQGGHFDGNGHSNWGKRNKWGHKPFNKELFLQANCQFVVSEEQDYTVNFADPDTLVNWDFVEQVRICSHEVPSCPICLYPPTAAKITRCGHIFCWACILHYLSLSEKTWSKCPICYGSIHKKDLKSVIAMETRQYAVGDTITMQLMRREKSVLVALPKSKWMNVEHPIHLGDEQHSQFSKLLLASREQVLQWVILEEKAALLQQYEEEKNTPEACFIEAAIQELKHRERALTSLDQSSDSDVAGATAAVEELVLMEPSVAMEPAASQERECVLEYLSAFDEKMVEACSDSRSSFPLPLEAEEEEVPEVDTEVVPDVCATKETSPSESNYQESKVTANSGRLSSSSPFYYFYQAEDGQCMYLHPVNVRCLVHEYGSLENSPEKLIAAVVEITGYSMTEDMRQRHRYLCHLPLTCEFSICELALKPPVISKETLETFSDDIEKRKRLRQKKARDERRRERRIEMEENKKQGKYPEVHIALENLQQFPAFSACSGELISSDNQSCSLSLLGRSSVSLTESVSTPLSTAVSLASPSLCIGSLEEESPLPSFAQMLRVGKAKPETWPKAASNSRDQNTLAPLVPVDSDGESDNSDRMPVPSFQNSFSQAIEAAFLKLDKPSTSDPLSEEKGSKKRKKQKQKLLFSTSVVHTK